One part of the Chryseobacterium sp. 7 genome encodes these proteins:
- a CDS encoding undecaprenyl-diphosphate phosphatase, whose protein sequence is MDLIKAIIIAIVEGLTEYLPISSTAHMGFTANLMGLEETEFLKMFQVSIQFGAILSVVVAYWKKFFDLNNIQFYFKLAFAVVPALVLGYLFDDKIEAVLGNQIAISSVLVLGGVVLLFADKWFKNPKIDDEKGITIRKAVTIGFWQCLAMMPGTSRSAASIIGGMAQGLTRKAAAEFSFFLAVPTMLAVTVYSVFVKTWGKETPNPQKGYEMIMASQDHIMIFVVGNIVAFIVALIAIKAFIGVLNKYGFKPWGWYRIFVGVALLIYFYFFK, encoded by the coding sequence ATGGACTTAATCAAAGCAATTATTATTGCCATTGTAGAGGGGTTAACAGAATATCTTCCTATTTCTTCTACCGCACATATGGGATTTACCGCAAACCTTATGGGGTTGGAAGAAACGGAATTTTTAAAAATGTTTCAGGTATCTATTCAGTTTGGGGCTATTTTGTCTGTTGTTGTAGCCTACTGGAAAAAGTTTTTTGACTTAAATAATATTCAGTTTTATTTTAAACTGGCTTTTGCTGTAGTTCCGGCACTGGTTCTAGGATATTTATTTGACGATAAAATTGAAGCTGTACTAGGAAATCAGATTGCTATTTCTTCTGTATTGGTTTTAGGAGGTGTTGTTCTGCTGTTTGCTGATAAATGGTTTAAGAACCCTAAAATTGACGATGAAAAAGGAATTACCATAAGAAAAGCAGTTACCATTGGTTTCTGGCAGTGTCTTGCGATGATGCCGGGTACAAGCCGTAGTGCGGCCTCTATCATTGGAGGGATGGCACAGGGGCTTACCAGAAAAGCGGCAGCGGAATTCTCTTTCTTCCTTGCTGTACCTACCATGCTGGCAGTAACGGTGTACTCCGTTTTTGTAAAGACTTGGGGAAAAGAGACACCCAATCCGCAAAAAGGATACGAAATGATTATGGCTTCACAGGATCACATTATGATTTTTGTGGTTGGAAATATCGTTGCATTTATTGTAGCACTTATTGCTATCAAAGCTTTTATTGGAGTACTTAACAAATATGGTTTCAAGCCATGGGGTTGGTACCGTATTTTCGTTGGAGTTGCTCTTTTGATCTATTTTTATTTCTTTAAATAA
- the truB gene encoding tRNA pseudouridine(55) synthase TruB, producing MTAEELKSGYIFLLDKPLDWTSFQAVNKMKYKLKREFDLPKKFKIGHAGTLDPRATGLLIVCCGKFTKKIPEIQDAPKEYWTEIKIGVQTESYDTEKPEIFQQDISHITEEQVKEVLEKFVGEIEQKPPVYSAIKIDGERAYNLARAGEEVEMKARKTTIHYIKDIKIEFPLISFMVGCSKGTYIRSLAHDIGQELSVGAYLTQLRRTKIGDYAIEDATDQFLNNEYRFEGL from the coding sequence ATGACTGCTGAAGAACTGAAATCAGGATACATTTTTTTATTGGATAAGCCTTTGGACTGGACTTCCTTCCAGGCTGTCAATAAAATGAAATATAAACTTAAAAGGGAGTTCGATCTTCCTAAAAAATTTAAAATAGGACATGCCGGGACTTTAGATCCCAGAGCAACAGGGCTTCTAATTGTCTGTTGCGGGAAATTCACAAAGAAAATTCCTGAAATTCAGGATGCACCTAAAGAATATTGGACAGAGATTAAAATTGGAGTACAAACGGAATCTTATGATACCGAAAAACCCGAAATCTTTCAACAGGATATTTCCCATATTACTGAAGAACAGGTAAAAGAAGTTCTGGAAAAATTTGTGGGAGAAATTGAACAGAAACCACCGGTTTATTCAGCCATTAAAATTGATGGTGAAAGAGCTTACAACCTTGCGAGAGCTGGTGAAGAAGTGGAAATGAAAGCCAGAAAAACAACCATTCATTATATCAAAGATATTAAAATTGAATTTCCTTTGATAAGTTTTATGGTAGGCTGTTCTAAAGGGACGTATATTAGAAGTCTGGCTCATGACATTGGGCAGGAATTGAGTGTGGGAGCTTATCTGACTCAATTAAGACGAACCAAGATAGGGGATTATGCTATTGAAGATGCTACAGATCAGTTCTTGAATAATGAATACAGATTTGAAGGCCTGTAA
- the rluF gene encoding 23S rRNA pseudouridine(2604) synthase RluF, translating to MEKTRINKYLSEVGYCSRRAADKLLEEGRIKINGIVPELGTKVSDEDLVEVDGKPIREPQEKPIYIAFNKPVGIVCTTDTKREKNNIVDYINHPKRIFPIGRLDKPSEGLILLTSDGDIVNKILRARNNHEKEYLVRVDKPITPKFLEKMRNGVPILDTVTKKCEVEKIDDMNFRIILTQGLNRQIRRMCEYLGYDVKKLKRIRIMNIKLDLPIGKWRDLTEDEMNMLNTLLTDSSKTID from the coding sequence ATGGAAAAAACGCGTATTAATAAATATTTATCAGAAGTAGGATACTGTTCAAGAAGGGCGGCTGATAAACTTCTGGAAGAAGGAAGAATCAAAATAAACGGAATAGTTCCTGAACTGGGAACGAAAGTTTCAGATGAAGATTTGGTAGAAGTAGACGGAAAACCAATCAGAGAACCACAGGAAAAACCAATATATATAGCTTTTAATAAGCCGGTAGGAATTGTGTGCACTACGGACACCAAACGTGAAAAAAATAATATCGTAGACTATATCAATCACCCCAAAAGGATTTTTCCTATCGGAAGACTGGATAAACCGAGTGAAGGACTTATTCTCCTTACAAGTGATGGTGATATCGTTAATAAAATTCTGAGAGCCCGCAATAATCACGAGAAAGAGTATCTGGTTCGTGTAGATAAGCCCATCACACCTAAATTTCTTGAAAAAATGAGAAATGGTGTTCCCATTTTGGATACTGTGACCAAAAAATGTGAAGTGGAGAAGATTGACGATATGAATTTCAGAATTATTCTTACACAAGGACTCAACAGACAGATCCGAAGAATGTGTGAATATCTGGGATATGATGTAAAAAAGCTGAAGCGAATCCGTATCATGAACATCAAGCTTGATCTTCCCATTGGAAAGTGGAGAGATCTTACAGAAGATGAAATGAATATGCTAAACACTTTGCTTACAGATTCCAGCAAAACAATCGATTAA
- a CDS encoding helix-hairpin-helix domain-containing protein, translated as MMRKNYYRKLAFMVTLLTILFAYQKYTSREKEPFPDVRFISNATPLAYLSDFDPNILNKEQWQKLGFSEKQTATILKYKGIVGGKFTSKEQLKKCYAISEEKFNELASFISLPEIVEAGKSKEYNKIGKKELTIARRFNPDQFSANDWLKMGFSERQAEAIIKYKNYLGGSFISKEKFKECFIISTENYSKLHPYLLLPEKTPENFRNFAKSDAVKTKIQYHTFDPNQLDIEGWKTLGFSEKQSITIINYRDRNLRGNFKTPEDLQKCFVISPEKFQEMKPYIKLQEKQQEKTDFSKTDLNTITFKQLIEFGLDERSAGSIIGFRKKLGGFMNKQQILTTYNIDKDIVQKLISIAPLNNSDVPKYSLVDAPEEWLKNHPYFKYSADKIIFYRISNPDDKKIWKLLKLKPEYEERMRLYIK; from the coding sequence ATGATGAGAAAAAACTATTACCGGAAACTGGCCTTTATGGTTACATTGCTGACCATCCTATTCGCCTATCAGAAATATACAAGTCGGGAAAAAGAACCTTTTCCTGATGTAAGGTTCATTTCAAACGCTACACCGCTTGCTTATTTATCGGATTTTGATCCTAATATATTGAATAAAGAGCAATGGCAGAAACTTGGTTTTTCAGAGAAACAGACTGCTACAATTCTTAAGTATAAGGGTATAGTAGGTGGGAAATTTACATCAAAAGAACAGTTGAAAAAATGTTATGCTATTTCTGAAGAGAAATTCAACGAGCTGGCATCATTTATATCACTTCCTGAAATAGTAGAAGCAGGAAAATCTAAGGAGTATAATAAAATCGGTAAAAAAGAACTTACAATTGCGAGAAGATTCAATCCTGATCAGTTTTCTGCTAATGATTGGCTTAAAATGGGTTTCAGTGAACGACAAGCCGAAGCTATAATAAAATATAAAAATTATCTTGGCGGAAGTTTTATCAGCAAGGAAAAATTCAAAGAATGTTTCATTATTTCAACGGAAAATTACAGTAAGCTACACCCCTACTTATTGTTACCGGAAAAAACTCCTGAAAATTTCAGAAATTTTGCAAAAAGTGATGCAGTTAAAACCAAAATCCAATATCATACTTTTGATCCTAATCAACTGGATATAGAGGGATGGAAAACTTTAGGTTTTTCTGAAAAGCAGAGTATCACAATCATCAATTACCGAGATAGAAATTTACGGGGAAATTTTAAAACTCCGGAAGATTTGCAAAAATGTTTTGTGATTTCCCCTGAGAAATTCCAGGAAATGAAACCTTATATTAAGCTTCAGGAGAAACAGCAGGAAAAAACTGATTTTTCAAAAACAGATCTCAATACAATTACATTCAAACAGCTTATAGAATTCGGTCTGGATGAAAGAAGTGCCGGATCAATTATCGGATTTAGAAAGAAGCTGGGAGGTTTTATGAATAAACAGCAGATTTTAACGACTTACAATATTGATAAGGATATTGTTCAAAAACTGATTTCGATAGCACCGCTCAATAATTCAGATGTTCCAAAATATTCTTTGGTAGATGCGCCTGAAGAATGGCTTAAAAATCATCCTTATTTTAAATATTCTGCAGACAAAATTATTTTTTACAGAATCAGTAATCCGGATGATAAAAAAATATGGAAACTTTTAAAGCTAAAACCAGAGTATGAAGAAAGAATGAGGCTATATATTAAATAG
- a CDS encoding T9SS type A sorting domain-containing protein encodes MRKLYLGAFSLCTFFSLSAQEVVWQRDIKSSTQDFLSQVTTTIDQQYLVTGSSIQSDKLQQGSKQNNGYDFHLVKLNQQGEEVWEKYFSGQNHDYLSAAVTTQDGGFLLAGTSYSGKGLDKKEDSKGGSDIWLIRINEFGDELWQKTLGSSSDEEARAVIQTTDLGFFVAGNVQNSLKGYGSKDVLITKLDKDGKELSQLILGGKGLDEVEKMIPTRDGGALLGIYSRSSEVRVSGSDNTQTNSQRSASSSAISQMPKASSNYGEGDYWIVKLDKTGKVEWEKNFGGKGDDHIRTLALTSNGFIVGGESRSERSGNKTVGIEEGTDLWLIALNERGDEQWQKSYNFKNRDILMGMSVLHSADDKYSKGILLGGYTQAEGRIQADDETFWMLYLDQNGNEQWRKHVKGESRQKEERLSDVKLNRDGSIVLAGTSAEELGKENWKIVKLGDKQVDQLIEKYDIKIYPNPVSDYAYVEIGFDFKEADILLYDMSGRQLQNLKTKNTVTKINTQALIQGAYLVTIKTDNNKTANAKLIKK; translated from the coding sequence ATGAGAAAACTTTATCTCGGTGCATTTTCTTTATGTACTTTTTTTAGCTTATCTGCACAGGAAGTGGTATGGCAGAGAGACATCAAATCCTCCACCCAGGATTTTCTAAGCCAGGTTACTACAACTATTGACCAGCAATATTTGGTCACTGGCAGCTCAATTCAGAGCGACAAATTACAACAAGGCAGCAAACAAAACAACGGTTACGATTTCCATTTGGTTAAACTCAATCAGCAGGGAGAAGAAGTCTGGGAAAAATACTTCTCAGGACAGAATCATGATTATTTATCCGCAGCAGTTACCACTCAGGATGGTGGTTTTTTATTAGCCGGGACCTCTTATTCCGGAAAAGGATTGGATAAAAAAGAAGATTCTAAAGGAGGTTCTGATATCTGGCTCATAAGAATCAATGAATTTGGAGATGAATTGTGGCAGAAAACATTGGGAAGTTCTTCCGATGAAGAAGCAAGAGCTGTTATTCAAACGACAGACTTAGGATTCTTTGTGGCCGGAAATGTTCAAAATTCTTTAAAAGGTTACGGTTCCAAAGATGTTTTGATCACAAAACTGGATAAAGACGGAAAAGAACTTTCACAATTAATTTTAGGTGGAAAAGGTTTAGACGAAGTGGAAAAGATGATTCCAACTCGTGATGGCGGAGCATTACTGGGAATTTATTCCAGGAGTTCCGAGGTTCGTGTTTCGGGATCCGACAACACACAAACGAATAGCCAGCGGTCTGCAAGCTCATCGGCCATTAGTCAGATGCCAAAAGCCAGCAGCAATTATGGTGAAGGCGACTACTGGATCGTCAAGCTAGACAAAACCGGAAAAGTTGAATGGGAAAAGAATTTTGGAGGAAAAGGTGACGATCATATCAGAACATTGGCTTTAACTTCAAACGGATTCATCGTTGGCGGAGAATCCAGATCAGAAAGGTCAGGAAATAAAACAGTAGGAATAGAAGAAGGAACAGATCTTTGGCTGATTGCTTTAAACGAAAGAGGTGATGAACAGTGGCAGAAATCCTACAATTTCAAAAATCGAGATATTTTAATGGGAATGAGTGTACTTCATTCCGCAGATGACAAATATTCTAAAGGTATTCTACTGGGAGGCTATACCCAGGCTGAAGGAAGAATCCAAGCTGATGATGAGACTTTCTGGATGCTGTATTTAGATCAAAACGGAAATGAACAGTGGAGAAAGCACGTAAAAGGAGAATCCAGACAAAAAGAAGAAAGACTTTCTGATGTAAAACTGAACAGAGACGGATCAATTGTTTTAGCCGGAACCAGTGCAGAAGAGCTTGGAAAAGAAAACTGGAAGATTGTAAAACTGGGCGACAAACAGGTTGATCAGTTAATTGAAAAATATGACATCAAAATCTATCCAAATCCAGTCTCGGATTATGCTTATGTAGAAATCGGTTTTGACTTTAAAGAAGCTGATATTCTGTTGTATGACATGAGCGGAAGACAGCTTCAGAATTTGAAAACAAAAAATACAGTAACCAAGATTAATACTCAGGCACTCATTCAGGGAGCTTATCTAGTGACGATAAAAACTGATAATAATAAAACGGCGAATGCTAAACTCATTAAAAAATAA
- a CDS encoding DUF5977 domain-containing protein — translation MKKKLTTLALMSLFSIVYSQIDKNKPYYFKDFPQTPSTAAFQRYGEIQNSEYVGANSPVIPLENIREGDINIPLNLNYVSGNGVKVRDEASSVGLGWGIPMATITQYVSGGFDDFSQYNKLKFDFLYDSTPPFTRNNFEACENSAIPSQYLNQLGYDKYTYYKSMRAMLPIGGYFKNYNTSLTEYDTAPDIFVCNLFGEKVEFITNNFSTQLYPASLNFVPTFESINKRGFKIEYNTTDLFIITSPAGIKYYFSKAEEFGSASVNSNGTTSLSNVQGRNYVVTKIIDKNNRTIAIGYKENLEPEYISPYAQHLNLTLASDHYSHSDSAFPPNSYYIGDCKPTSGYGGEYNGSYNGEGYTSAPYTSSQTVGDYFIPVGFHRGYYTRNLLLVNEIKGDFGKISFEYSGRDDWSKSNKLDKIVVQNNASQITKKIAFNYSYFTSQDSKTVRSEAANLNIQQSNISITDVNRYNKRLKLNSIIINDTDEYSFKYSSVSLPDKDSFAVDYWGYFNGSIGNKTLFPNPTDFNFTLNGGTNVPLNDKNNNDKKANIDFAKAGILERVTYPTKGYAKFEYELNSADNLFVSEYPSVLSRGNGVRLAKQTNYDLNDNVVTQTIFEYEGGKSHNPLDLFKKTTTRLISGVNGSFNSFTTYNFTTLTLLAVSDNTSSPLSTGNMVAYSTVTRKEQDNNNSSKGKIVTSYYNNPETEYQFKDDKVPVYFPKIKSKDTPDNGSVESIKLFDSNNLLIRETVNEYSNSLSKLFYGSSLILFHSIAYTNACAIASSCYNNGSYQPDLVDNPVSVFSFYPIFSKQSLLKKSKTIDYLDNMPLLTKVDYNYDSYNLLWQTQTVTPDLDQISESFGHSSSMNRFAQANILSDETGTSIFKNDVQILNRAFKYDNQNHFNPTSLTTYNLNDPNINTPTDATYDKYNSKGELLQYTTKDGAPVTVIWGYKQTQPIAKIEGGTYAQTMQAFGLSPDDINAYQQLEIVKKSDLDMDDATETSLLNELESFKKKTDFKDFKITVYTYDPLVGVKAIISPSGLKETYKYDAANRLIRILDRDGNILKENKYNYAPKTFYSSAASPSFTRNNCGGSAIGGSYTYVVPEGKYTSIISQADAEQQVQNDIAINGQAAANLYGTCTQLNCSVTKGSGISQFHYGSISLNNPSEIRVQMGFRYFNNLPWNTGVVVGKISGICVPSSERSSSTYANGVWLLTIDTSGNIIAKISSASPSLVNDMNLVFDFTYSIQ, via the coding sequence ATGAAAAAAAAATTAACGACACTGGCTTTAATGTCATTGTTTTCAATAGTATATTCTCAAATTGATAAAAATAAGCCATATTATTTTAAAGATTTCCCACAAACGCCTTCAACAGCAGCTTTTCAACGTTATGGAGAAATACAAAATTCGGAATATGTAGGAGCTAATTCTCCTGTAATACCATTAGAAAATATTAGAGAAGGTGATATTAATATTCCTTTAAATCTTAATTATGTTTCAGGTAATGGAGTTAAGGTTCGTGATGAAGCGTCAAGTGTAGGATTAGGATGGGGTATTCCTATGGCAACAATAACCCAGTATGTATCCGGAGGCTTTGATGACTTTAGTCAATATAATAAATTAAAATTTGATTTTTTATATGATAGTACACCTCCTTTTACAAGGAATAATTTTGAAGCCTGTGAAAACTCAGCCATTCCTTCTCAATATCTAAATCAGCTGGGATATGATAAATATACCTACTATAAATCAATGAGAGCAATGCTTCCAATTGGAGGATATTTTAAGAACTACAATACTAGTTTAACAGAGTATGATACAGCTCCTGATATTTTTGTTTGTAACCTGTTTGGAGAAAAGGTTGAGTTTATAACGAACAATTTTTCAACGCAACTTTATCCGGCAAGTTTAAACTTTGTTCCTACATTTGAAAGCATTAATAAAAGAGGGTTTAAGATAGAATATAATACAACTGATTTATTTATTATTACGAGCCCAGCGGGAATTAAATATTATTTTAGTAAGGCTGAAGAATTTGGTTCAGCCTCAGTAAATTCAAATGGTACAACCAGTTTGTCAAATGTACAGGGTCGAAATTATGTTGTCACAAAAATCATTGATAAAAATAACAGGACAATTGCAATTGGCTATAAAGAAAATTTGGAGCCTGAATATATTTCTCCTTATGCACAACATTTGAATCTAACACTTGCCTCAGATCACTATAGCCATAGTGATAGTGCATTTCCTCCCAATAGTTATTATATAGGAGATTGTAAACCGACAAGCGGGTATGGTGGTGAATATAATGGAAGTTACAATGGAGAAGGTTACACCAGTGCTCCTTATACTTCTTCACAAACCGTAGGGGACTATTTCATACCTGTAGGTTTTCATAGAGGATACTATACAAGAAATCTTTTGCTGGTAAATGAAATCAAAGGAGACTTTGGTAAAATAAGTTTTGAGTATTCTGGGAGAGATGATTGGTCAAAAAGTAATAAACTGGATAAAATTGTAGTTCAGAATAATGCATCTCAAATAACCAAAAAAATTGCTTTTAATTATTCATATTTCACTTCTCAAGATAGTAAAACTGTTAGAAGTGAAGCTGCAAATTTAAATATTCAACAAAGTAATATCTCCATTACCGATGTCAATCGTTACAATAAAAGATTAAAACTGAATTCTATAATTATTAATGACACTGATGAGTATTCTTTCAAGTATAGTTCGGTGTCTCTACCAGATAAAGATTCTTTTGCAGTAGATTACTGGGGGTACTTTAATGGAAGTATAGGAAATAAAACTCTTTTTCCTAATCCTACAGATTTTAATTTTACTCTCAATGGAGGAACCAATGTTCCTTTAAATGATAAAAACAATAATGATAAAAAAGCAAATATTGATTTTGCTAAGGCGGGTATATTGGAACGAGTTACATACCCTACAAAAGGGTATGCAAAATTTGAATATGAACTCAATTCAGCAGATAATCTATTTGTTAGTGAATACCCTTCAGTACTTTCCAGAGGTAATGGTGTTAGATTGGCAAAACAAACGAATTATGATCTAAATGACAATGTAGTAACTCAAACTATTTTCGAATACGAAGGGGGTAAATCTCATAACCCGCTGGATCTATTTAAAAAAACTACTACAAGACTTATTTCGGGTGTTAATGGCAGTTTTAATAGCTTTACTACCTACAACTTTACAACGCTGACTCTTTTGGCAGTATCTGATAACACCTCATCACCTTTGTCTACTGGAAATATGGTTGCATATTCTACAGTGACCAGGAAAGAACAGGACAATAATAATTCTTCAAAAGGAAAAATTGTTACTTCTTATTATAATAATCCTGAAACTGAATATCAGTTCAAAGATGATAAAGTTCCCGTTTATTTTCCTAAAATTAAATCAAAAGATACACCAGATAATGGTTCAGTAGAAAGTATAAAATTGTTTGATTCAAATAATTTATTAATTAGGGAGACAGTAAATGAATATTCAAATTCTCTTTCTAAATTATTTTATGGTTCTTCTCTTATACTTTTTCATAGTATTGCTTATACCAATGCCTGTGCTATAGCAAGCTCTTGTTACAATAATGGTTCCTATCAACCCGATCTCGTTGATAATCCGGTATCAGTATTTAGTTTTTACCCTATTTTTTCAAAACAATCATTATTGAAAAAATCCAAAACAATTGATTATTTAGACAATATGCCATTATTAACTAAAGTAGATTATAACTACGATAGTTATAATCTGTTATGGCAAACACAGACTGTTACCCCAGACTTAGACCAAATTAGTGAATCATTTGGCCATTCTAGTTCAATGAATAGATTTGCTCAGGCCAACATTCTTTCCGATGAGACTGGGACTAGTATTTTTAAAAATGATGTTCAAATTCTAAATAGGGCTTTTAAATATGATAATCAAAATCACTTTAATCCAACTTCATTAACTACTTATAACTTAAATGATCCAAATATAAATACTCCGACAGATGCAACCTACGATAAATATAATTCAAAAGGAGAATTGTTGCAATATACTACAAAGGATGGGGCTCCTGTTACAGTTATCTGGGGATATAAACAAACGCAGCCGATTGCAAAAATTGAAGGAGGAACATATGCACAGACAATGCAGGCTTTCGGTTTAAGTCCTGATGATATAAATGCCTATCAGCAGTTGGAAATAGTAAAGAAATCGGATTTAGACATGGATGATGCTACTGAAACGTCTTTACTTAATGAATTGGAAAGCTTTAAAAAGAAAACAGATTTTAAAGATTTTAAAATAACTGTATATACTTATGATCCATTGGTAGGTGTGAAAGCAATTATATCTCCATCTGGACTTAAAGAGACCTATAAATATGATGCAGCGAATAGACTTATAAGGATTTTGGATAGGGATGGTAACATTTTGAAAGAAAACAAATATAACTACGCACCGAAAACCTTTTACAGTTCAGCAGCAAGTCCATCTTTTACAAGAAACAACTGTGGTGGAAGTGCAATTGGTGGTTCTTACACATATGTGGTTCCTGAAGGAAAATATACTTCCATTATTAGTCAGGCTGATGCTGAACAGCAAGTTCAGAATGACATAGCCATTAATGGGCAGGCTGCTGCAAATCTGTATGGAACATGTACTCAATTAAACTGTTCTGTAACAAAAGGTAGTGGCATCAGTCAATTTCATTATGGATCAATCTCATTAAATAATCCTAGTGAGATTAGGGTTCAGATGGGATTCAGGTATTTTAATAATCTTCCTTGGAATACAGGAGTAGTGGTAGGAAAGATTAGTGGAATTTGTGTACCATCTAGTGAAAGGTCATCTAGTACATATGCAAATGGTGTATGGTTATTAACAATTGATACTAGTGGAAATATTATAGCTAAAATATCTTCTGCTTCTCCTTCTTTGGTTAATGATATGAATTTAGTTTTTGATTTTACATACTCGATACAATAA